One window of the Oncorhynchus gorbuscha isolate QuinsamMale2020 ecotype Even-year linkage group LG17, OgorEven_v1.0, whole genome shotgun sequence genome contains the following:
- the LOC124001664 gene encoding zinc finger protein with KRAB and SCAN domains 5-like yields the protein MANSMVFHTQIASIMEVLANAAVAEVCKLVDDDYAVFRLEMSQSQKENRALRRKLQLFELKVARERVLASRPSSVKLVDRHRGMARGEGHLTGGHRSFVKPVGHNTWRDDQPIIVDEGSGTSTQPVIVIESADAEAAGPGVKQQKTEREEDPQQSRDIQTGPTGMHPVATEDTAPAQSSCQRIVTEVCGTPNAVLKSETDTETLTVTHRLLHTGPDHGSDPERLGLGPLGCPPVPGSEYLPIFHQVQRTVHSRGDGEVLYTGIDDLSCTYATEMDPGNVSLDLETQTDLSRGDWNRYSSSVYSEGCLDKKGEVIVVDEVTVKVEGDAPPTWNTNSHLGDRHSQGRDFLDYRESLETNPNVVHPFRDRDPVSTSMGPSDSHGCALLDQALNSKDRARAQALGGEATSGKKQGVKPFSCTQCSMRFAQAGNLKRHQRVHTGEKPFSCTQCHMCFAQAGDLKRHQRVHTGERPYSCPQCEKRFSHQHHLKMHLKIHTEARLFACTPCGKRFSDRSYLRIHQQKNHSTL from the exons ATGGCTAACAgtatggtttttcacactcaaatagcctccatcatggaGGTACTAGCAAATGCAGCCGTGGCAGAGGtctgtaaactcgtagacgacgactatgcagtgtttcgtttggaaatgtcccaaagccagaaagaaaacagggcATTGCGGAGGAAACTACAGCTATTCGAACTGAAGGTGGCACGGGAGCGCGTCCTCGCCAGTCGTCCCAGTAGTGTCAAGCTCGTCGACAGACACAGAGGAATGGCAAGAG GTGAAGGACATCTCACTGGAGGCCACAGGAGTTTTGTGAAGCCAGTGGGAcacaatacatggagagatgaccaaCCAATCATTGTTGATGAGGGGAGTGGAACCTCAACCCAGCCGGTTATCGTGATAGAG TCTGCAGATGCAGAGGCTGCTGGTCCTGGGGTCAAGCAGCAGAAgactgaaagagaggaggacccaCAGCAAAGCAGAGACATCCAGACTGGACCGACTGGAATGCACCCTGTAGCCACGGAGGACACCGCCCCAGCGCAGTCCAGTTGCCAACGCATTGTCACTGAGGTCTGTGGAACACCAAACGCTGTCCTAAAGTCAGAGACGGACACTGAGACTTTAACTGTAACACACAGGCTCTTACACACAGGACCTGACCATGgatcagacccagagagacttGGGCTGGGGCCATTGGGCTGTCCTCCTGTTCCTGGTTCAGAATACTTACCGATATTTCACCAGGTCCAGAGGACGGTTCATTCTCGTGGAGATGGTGAGGTGTTATACACAGGCATTGATGACCTGTCTTGTACTTACGCTACAGAGATGGACCCTGGCAACGTATCCTTGGATTTAGAGACACAGActgatctgtctagaggggactggaaccggtacagtagtagtgtgtactCTGAAGGGTGCCTAGATAAGAAAGGAGAGGTTATAGTCGTAGACGAAGTGACTGTGAAAGTGGAGGGCGACGCTCCTCCCACATGGAATACAAATAGTCACCTAGGAGACAGACACTCACAAGGCAGAGATTTCTTAGATTACAGGGAAAGCTTAGAGACAAATCCAAATGTTGTCCACCCGTTCCGGGATCGCGACCCAGTGTCCACGTCAATGGGACCTTCCGATTCACACGGCTGTGCCCTTTTGGATCAGGCATTGAACTCAAAAGACAGGGCTAGAGCACAGGCTCTGGGAGGGGAAGCAACATCTGGCAAAAAACAGGGGGTGAAACCCTTTAGCTGTACCCAGTGTTCTATGCGCTTCGCCCAGGCTGgcaacctgaagaggcaccagagggtccacacaggggagaaaccattcagctgtacccagtgtcacatgTGTTTCGCCCAGGCTGgtgacctgaagaggcaccagagggtccacacaggagagagaccttacagctgcccccagtgtgagaagaggttctcccacCAGCACCATCTGAAGATGCACTTGAAGATCCACACTGAAGCGAGGCTGTTCGCCTGTACGCCCTGCGGGAAGAGATTTTCAGATAGGAGctacctcaggatacaccagcagaaaaaccATTCTACTCTATAA